Below is a window of Phaenicophaeus curvirostris isolate KB17595 chromosome 15, BPBGC_Pcur_1.0, whole genome shotgun sequence DNA.
TGTTGTGTGTCCGTGCTGACGGCTGCAGCTTCACTCTTTGCTGGCAAAGCTGGTGAGCCAGCAGGGGTGGGGGATTTGATCTGATATTCATGGCAGGGAGACTCAGCCCGGCCTCTGGCCTCAGCCTGTGCCGCACTCAGGGGGCTGGAGGTTGGCTGGAGACTCAGGCTGGGTTGATGGCTCTGCCTTGGGGGAGATGAAGGCCCAAGGACTGTGCTCTGGGGTGGTCATAGTACCCCGTGCCGTGGGGGACATCACTCAGTGGTGCCTGGCGGTCACCTCCCCTTGAGGTGGTCCCAGTGTGGCTGAGTGAGCAGTGGGTGCCAGCAGCATCCCCGGCCCCTGGTGGGAGCAGGGTCACGTAGGAAGGTGAGGACAAAACAGGGGAGAGGATCTTTGCTCTGCACTTGTAGAACAAGACAAGAGTCTCTAGGAGGTACCTCACTAACAGCAGTACCTCTTGCTGCAGGGAGGACTGGGGAAAGCCTGCGCCCAGCACCTGACCCTGCTCTGCTTGAACAGCCagcatctcatagaatcatagaatgggttgggttggaagggaccttaaagcccacccagctccaaccccctttccacgggcaggggcacttcccattagatcaggggctcaaagccccaaccaacctggccttgaacacctccagggatggggcagccaaaacgtctctgggcaacctgggccagtgcctcaccaccttcacaggaaaaaatttcttcccaaggtCTCatataaatctcccctctttcagctgaaaaccattcccccttgccctgtctATGCACACCCcaataaagagcccctccccagctttcctgtaggctcctttaagtactggaaggctgctctaaggtctccccagcttctcttctctaggctaaacagcaTCTCCTGGGAGGGAACCAGTGCTTGAGCTCAGGACTGGGTCTGGCCCTGCCCCAGCTCGGCGTCCTCAGCCCCGAAGGGTCCCCGGCATGCAAAGCCCTGCAGCCAGCCCACAGGAGGTGGCACAGGGACACTGCCTGTGCCCAGGGCATGGCTGGAGGCGCAGGGACCTGCTGCTGATGGGGACAGGAAAGCATCTTGTCCTCACAAGGACCCAGTCTTACCCATTCCCCCAGCCAGAAGGGGTCAATTAGTCTGCCCAAGCCCCTCAACTCCTGCTGCCAAAGCAACACCCGTCTCCGCAGGGAACCCACAACCAGCACCAGGGGGACTAGAGACAAGAGTTGGCTTTATTCACGGACACGAGGCCAGCTGTGTCACTGGCAGCTGCCCTCGTATTGCACATCCAGCGATGGGGGCAGGGGGATATCCATGCCACGTCACAACACAGCATCGGCACTATGGGACCTCAGGGGATGCGCGGGCACCGCCACCACCCAGCAGGATGGGGAGCGGGCTCGTGCGCCAAGGGTTCACAAAGGCAAAACACCCGTCCACCCATAGATAGAGAGatagatatataaaaaaaaaatagttccaCGATGACCAGAGCAGAACCACGGGGACACGCGTGCAAGCGAAATGTACAGCAGCCCGCGAGCAGGTAAACATGCTTTGTACAGACACAGACACGCTGGGACGCAGCCAGGGTTTATGGCGCTGGGAGGGATACAGAGCGATAAACCCGGGCTTGacgcacacacacgcacacacgcGCACACACCAGCCCCTGTGGGCAGCGCCCGCCGCTCGGGCACACACCGGGGCTCAGAGGCTTGGACACAGCGGGTTTTTCTCACTGCTAGACATGGTACGGAGACACAGACACAGTCCCTTGGAACGGAACTGGAGGAAGAACTTGTGAGCGAACAGGgcacccctgctcccccctGGCATGTGGCCACTGGCCAGGGCCGGctggggaggagcaggggcTACCAGCCGTTCGTTGTGCTGCTGGTGGAAGAGGCGAGGATGGGGGTCCATTATGCCTCTGGCTCGTATTCCTGGTATTCCTCCTGCAgggtggagaaggaaagagctgGTGAGAGAGCTCAGGTCGGGTACAGAGCCCCTGTcaaccccagccccacaccagcCTCCATTcaaggctgcagagctgcataCACGGGGCACTTGGAAGCTTTGAGCACTGGCACCTTGTGCCCTCCACAGTGCCCTGCACACCCCtgcccatcccatcccctcacCTGTGGGGGCTCCTCATAGTTCTCCCCCTCCGGCTCCAGCAGCGGCTCAACCAGCGGCTCCTCAACAGCCTCCTGGGCCATCTCCTCCGGCTGGGGGAAAACAGGAAGGATCAGTCCATGCACATAGCCCCATGCACAGCACCTCCCTGTCCAGCGATGCACCTGGCATGCTGGGGGTTCCTTTGGTGGGGGGGCAGCAAAGGGGTGGCTGGCAAGGGCACATCCAGCTGGGAGGTGACAGGCAGGAGCCCCTGGGGGAGCAGGACCTGGCTGTGTAGGTCCCTGCATCACTCCCAGCAGGTGATGATGCTGGCACCATGTGGGCCCTGGCAGGCTCCAAGCACCTGGGGGGTCATAGGAGCATCCTGCACCCCTGGCAGGGGATGGCGGGACTGGGTaacccctccccagggctggcagagcagctggcaggagggaaaggggggcaGCCGATCCCCCTGTGCAGCGGCGGTGACGGCGGTGGCCTCATTTCTTCAGCTGATGCTATTTTGGGCTAAGCTGGAAGCCAATGGCTCATGGGGCGGCGAGATGGGATCCTGCTGCCCCTCCCCGCCCCTCTGTTCCCGCAGCTGTCAGGTCACCTCGCAGCCGCTGGAGCGACGCGCTGCCAGCCCCGCATCGCCAGCCGCCATGCAGGAGCTGGCACACGCACACGTCCACAGCGGCCACGCGTGCAGCCAGCTCCGCGGGGGCAGCAGCGCCTGCCTGCCCTGGGCACCAGCAGGGCGGCTGGGGACCCTTGGGACCCCTCCCACAGGGTCGGGAAGCAGCTAAGGGGCTCCCAATAAAGCTTGGGGACGTGCCAGCCTCCCAGCTGGCATGGCAGTGGCTGGGGGCGGGGCAGGGGGGTGTCTCACCTTCAGGTCCGCAGGGAATTCCTCCTTCTTCACCAGCCCAGTGGCTGCTGCAATGTTGCCAGCACCGGAGAAGGCTGCTTCACCCAGCTGGGATGCCTGCTCCTTCGCTTTCTCAGCCACTGCAAGAGCCAGAGGTGCCCgtcagtgccccccagtgccagGGAGGGGTGCCCAGACACGGCTCCATGCCCTGCACCACCTCgggggggctggtggggagtCACTGGGGAGGATCTggccctccctgcctcccctctGGGGCGCTGGGGAGGGGTCCCAGCTGCCACTTTGCAGCTGGGCAGGGAGTGTGAACCGCCGCCACAAATCCTTCCTTGCAGCCCCTGTTATATAAGAGGCTTTAGCCGGGTGACATCAGCCCCTCAATTAGCCTCTGATCTCGTTAGTGCGGCGGACAGCTCGGGGCCAGAGGGGTTCTGTGGCGGGGAACCGGAGGGGACCGTACCTGAGGTGACGCCTTGCACCACGCCTTGGGTTTTACTCCCTGGGGgcaaaaagaagacagagacaggGTTAGAGGGGCAGGGGGTCCAGCTCTGCCACGCGCCCTGCCCAGGACCCTGGTGGGACCCTGCAAGCCAGGGCAGCGCCTTGCGTGCATCCCGACCTGGCCACGCTGGGAGAGCTGCTCGCGTCCCTGCAGGAGCCCAGGCTCGGGCACCACAGGGCCCAGCGCGGTGCCAGGGCACGGACAGGCCGTGCGAAGCCTCCCACGAGAGCCGCCATCCGCACCCGGAGCTGGTGCCAATGCAGCACGGGACACCCCGCAGCCAGAGCAGCCGGGGACCCGGCGCTGCCGCCGGGCACACCGACCCTGCCAGGCCTGCGGATGCCAGGACCCCCCTGCGATGGGGGGAGAGGCAGGGGCtgggcagctcctgcagcacgGGGAGCGCCGGGAGCTGCTGGGTCCCATCCTGGGGTCCCGGGCAggagcacccccagccctggccccGTGCCGGGgctgcagcctccctgccaGCGGTGCCCCGAGGGCACGGAGGGGCTCCCGGCCGGCTGGAGATGCTCTCCGGGGCACGGTACCCCCCGAAGGGGACAGTCCCCATCCCCGCGGGTCCCTCCGCTCCCGGAGCATCCCCAGCTCGGAGCCGCGCGTCCCGGGGCTCTGGTCCCACCCCGGAGGACCGCGGGGACCGCAGCGGGACGCAAGGGCAAAGGCAGGAgcgggcaaggacaggcggagggGGGCATGCGGGGAACgagccggggtggggggggcaggcTGGCCCTTACCGACATAGAGGACCCCCTCCTTGGTCTTCTCGGCGGCCTCGGCCACCCCCTGCTTGGTCTTCTCGGCGGCGGCGACCACCCCTTCCTTGGCCTTGGACAAGCCCTtcatgaacacctccatggcGGCTCTGCGGGGAGAGGCCGCACGGCTTcaccccgccccggccccccccgcgccgctcccgcccgccccgcgcatCCTCCAGCATCCTCGAGCATCCCCGCgcatcccagagcatccccgCTCATCTCAACGCATCTCAGCGCGTCCCCGAGCATCCCCGCTCATCTCAGAGCATCCCAGCGCATCCCCGAGCATCTCAGAGCATCTCAGCGCATTCCCGAGCATCCTCGGCCCCGCCGCCCTCCCGACCTGGCTCTGTGGCGGCGGGGACGGGCGggcagggccgggccgggccgggctcaGTGCGGCTGTGCCGGGGCTGCGCGGCGCCGCGATGTGCGGGGGGgaccgagccgagccgagcccggccgcccccgccccgcaccGCTCCGCACGGCACGGGCACGGCCCCTCCCGGCGCCGCTCGGCATCCCCGGGACGGTCCCGGCACGTCACACCTTGTCCCCACCGGCACATGTCGCGATCCCATCCCACACTGTCCCCGCGCTATCCTGTCCTGGTCCCCATGGCATCCAATCCCCGTCCCATCCTCTCTCTGTCTCATCTCATCCTGACCCCATCCCACACTGTCCCCACACTATCCTGTACTGGTCCCCACCACCTCCGACCCCTATCCCACCTTCTCCCTGCCCCGTCTCCTTCTagtcctgaccccatcccttcTATCTACaggctgtccccatcccagcccttcCACAAGCTACCCTGTCCCTAAGCCATTCTCATCCCTTCTGTCCCGATCCCAACCCCTCCTCATGTCCTCTTCCCACCTCATCAcaccccatcccagcccttCCACAAGCTACCCTGTCCCTGTGCCATTCTCGTCCCTCACTCTATCCCGATCCCAACTCCTCCCCATGTCCTTTTCCCACCTCATAAcaccccattcccatcccaccCTGTCCCCGCTCCATCCAGTTCTGATgccatcccctccccatccctttccACTCCCATCCTGTTATTCCCATCCTACCCTAATCCCATCCTCCCCAGCATATCCCATCCCCAACCCTACCCTGACTGCCCATCtgtgtgtcatagaatcatagaataaccaggttggaagagacccaccggatcatcgagtccaaccattcccatcagtcactaaaccatgtccctcagcacctcctccacccgtcccttaaacacctccagggaagatgactcaaccccctccctgggcagcctctgccagtgcccaatgaccctttctgtgaaaaaaatttcctaATTTTTTCCCATCCTGCCCTGCCTCTCCCACCACGCTGAACTCCCCCCCACACTGTCCCCACCTTTCCACATCCTGCTCCCCCATCCTACCCTGATCCCCTGCCCTcatcccccagctccccaccccagggaggggatcccccgtctccctgctccccagcaggGGCGGCCCAGCCGCTGCTCCCCAGCAAAcctccctccagctgcagctggggctgctgcctaATCCCACCCGCCTGTGAGCATTTAAGAGCCAGGGGAGGCTGGGAGGGCCTGTGCTGAGCCAGGATGGCTACTGGGGGGCAGGTGAGTGCTCGCCCTGGGGGCTGACTTGGAGGAAGGTCATGGGCACCCCTGCCATCCTCTTGGGGCTCCTGGCTCTGGGATGCATGTCGTGTGGTGGAGGTGGATGGTGGGGGGGGCTTCTCTGCTGTGGGGCTTCTTGGGATGTCCCTTCTTCCCCAGTGGAGGCAAGAGGAGCGGcgaaggaggtggaggaggtctCAGCAGCAACAGCTGCCCCTGGCACAAAGCCTGGTGAAATACCCTCTGCAGAACAGGTATGGGGGTTCCAGCCGTGGGCACCCTCCCTGAGTGCAGGGAGGGGGATGTTGTGGCTGGAGAGGGGGGCTCCAGCTTGGCTAACACGTGTCTCCCCTTGCTCTCCAGGTGGGCGCTGTGGTTCTTCAAGAATGAAAAGAACAGGTTGTGGCAGGCAAACCTGCGCCTTGTCACCAAGTTCAGCACTGTAGAGGATTTCTGGGCGTGAGTGTCCCGTGGGTGGGCAACGTGCCCCTTCCAGAGAGGTCCTGGTGAGAGGGTTTGGGCTGGTTGATGGTGCCTGGACTCCCTGAAGCACCCATTCTCACCTGTTTCTGTGTCTTGTTTCTACCTGATGCAGGTTATATGACCACATCAAGCCTGCCAGCAAGCTTTCATGTGGCTGCGACTATTCCCTCTTCAAGGTGCAACctagtccctccccagcacccactgCAGCATCCAGTGCAATGGGGACCACTGGGTgctgatggggctggggggctgccctGCTCATGGGGCTAGGGGGAAAGCCTGACTGGGTTTTTACAGCTCCCTGAGCTGCCTCTGGCTGGGTGCTTGGTgcctctgaccacctcctcacCCACCCCTAGGACGGCATAGAGCCCATGTGGGAGGACAGCCAGAACATGCGTGGTGGCCGCTGGCTCATCACCCTGGCCAAGCAGCAGCGACACACCAAGCTGGATTGTTTCTGGCTGGACACGGTGAGTGTGGCCCCGTTTGGGCTGGCCGGCACAGTCCTGACAGCGAAGTTTCCCCCGGCAACAGCTCTGAACCCCAGCAGGGACTCACCTGGgtgccccatctcctccctgcagctgctgtgcctCATCGGGGAGATGTTTGATGACTACAGCAACGAGGTGTGTGGGGCAGTCATCAACATCCGTGCCAAGGGGGACAAAATTGCCATCTGGACCCGGGAAGCAGAGCACCAGGAGGCCGTCACCCACATCGGGTAACACAGatttgaggggctggggggctgcaagGAGCCAGGTTTGAAGGGAATGGGGTCCCTGGGCAACGAGGTGATGGGATAATTGATGCTGCCTCATTCACacagccccttccctcctccaggcGTGTGTACAAGGAGCACCTGGGTCTCTCGCAGGAGGTCACCATTGGGTACCAGGCGCATGCAGACACGGCCACCAAGAGCAGCTCCCTCACCAAAACCAAGTTTGTGGTGTGACTGTGGGATCCTCTGTTCTCTTCCACAATGAATGGTTGCAGCTGAACATGGTCTGTGTGTCCAGGGCTCTGTTATGCTGGGGGGACCCTTGTTTGTGGTGTCCCCTGGGAGGGGGGTGATGCAGTGCCATATATTGTACCCACTGCTGGGTGAGTGGTGCTGAGAGCTCAGAGCTGGCATTGCCCATGCATCACTGTGGGCTTGGGGCACTGCCTCCCTCAGTGCCTGGGATCGGTGCTCCCCTCCCTGGAGTTGCGGGGTGTCCCTCTGCTCAGGGGGAACCCTGGATAGTCcccaggaggatgaggaggtcCGTCCTCCCCCAGCCGAGGCACATGCACAGCTCACTGCCCTGTGCGCCTGGATCTGAGAGGGGGTACCAGAGCCCAGCTTGTCTGGGTCAGCTTAACTTGACGAGCTGCTCGCTATCTCTCCCAAACCTTCTCGAGATAACCAGCTCTCCAGTCAAGGACTGCCCAGCGCTCCTGCAGGGTCACTGCTGAGGCTGCAGTGCAGCAGCATCCCCACGCTGCCCACTGCAGGCGGTGTTTGCTCACGTCCCCTCCCATAGTCACCTGCAGCACAGGTGTTGTGAAGCTTTATTGCTTCCCAAGGATTTATTGGTGCCAGACCTGTTCACAACCCCAGTCCTTTGAGCCCTATGAGTTTGCTGGCTCCTCCTTTCCAGAACCCATGTCCTGTGCTGTCCATCCTGGCACTGGCTGCAGAGGGGGAGACCCTCTTACtcctccttctgctgctccagcccagcccatgctcctttaatattttatttgtctttttgacTGTTGGGTCTGCCCTTTCCCCTTGCCTATTCTGTTTCTTGAGGTGGAGCTGCCTGCACTGCTGGCCTCACTGCAGTTCTCCTCCAGGAGGAGCTTTCATCCTCACCAGGAGCACTTGTACAGTTCCAGCTCAGCCCAGAGCTGCACCCTGCCCAGGGCGGCATCTCCAGCCCACCTGCACCTTCCTGTGAGCCCAGAGCCGGGGGCACTTGTCCCTTGTGGCTCAGCGCTGCCCTGGGGTTCGCAGAGACTTGGTCCTGTCGAAGGGCAAGGTCTTGACTAAGTCTTTACTGCTGCAGCTGGCTGAGGTGTGTCCGGCTCAGCCCCGTAGGTGGTGTGGCTGCAGCACCCTGGGCCCTTGGGTGCCTGAAGTGCAGCCCTGCAGGGTTTGCTGGAGCGTGCGGAGCCGTGTCCCTgagcctcagctgctcttccccagggcccccagccctgcagcacccctggggcagctgtgccagggctCCTTCTGCCCTTCACCTCCCCTCCTGCTTCCATtgggacctggagctgtttagcctggagaggaggctgaagggagaacttattgctctttacaactccCTGGAAAGTGGTTGTAGTGGgtggtgctggtctcttcacccaagaaatggcctcaagttgtgccaagggaggtttagaatTGGGTATTGGGAaaaatctctttaccaaaagagtggtgaagcacttgcagaggctgcctggggcagcggtggtgtccccatccctgggggcgtcaaagtgtgtagatgtggtgctttggcacatggtttagtaggtacAGAGGCGCCGGGCTGGCAGATGATGATCTTcaggggtcttttccagcctcaatgaTTCCATAACTCTATTATTGCCCCCTGTGCTGGGCTCACAGAGGTGAGAGATGCTGCCAGAGAGGGGAGGTGGGAGCTTGTTCCTGTGTCCCTGCATCTCATGCTGGCCACGGGCAGCATCTCTGTGCAGCGATGAGACGGAGGGGACCCCGCTGTCCCCTTTCGGGGCAGGAATAAGACGGAGGGGACCCCGCTGTCCCCTTCTGTGGGGCGACAGGGGCAGGGTACCGGGGACCAGGAGGGGAGGAGACAGCAGCAGCTCGGAGCGGGGCTGCGGAGGAGGGATGCGGGCTGGGGCTGCCGCCTGCACTGTCGGGCACTCGCCACGCGATGGCGCCGCTCGCCCAGCCCTGGCCAGCTGCGGCTCCTCGGGGCTCGctgtccccccaccccggggTGAAGGGCAGGCAGGAGCCAGGCGTGGGGCacgggctgtggggctggagaggagaTGCTGAGACCCAGCGCCCCAAGAATTTGTCCCCTTGCCCCCACAACAGTGGCTGCGTAAATGCAGGGGGATATCACCTCTCCCTCTGCCGCTTCAATTTACCCCCTTTGCCTGGCTCTGGGCGAGCCCCCTGCCACCCTGTCCTGTCGCAGCGTGGGGTGCCCCACGCTCTGGGAAGCCAAGGTGACCCCGGGttgggggggggacgggggctgttggtggcagaggctgctgtgcGCTGCCCTGGTTCATTGCCATGCGTGTGCAGCTCTAGTGGGATTTCATTAGATTGGAAAAGTAATAGGGGCCATTTATCTCCCTGGCTTTATgggctccctgcagccccaccagGCCAGGGATGGAAAGCTGGTGGCATCCACCTGAAGCCCCCACTTTGGAGATGTGGTGGTCTCCAGACTCGCCTCCTGCATCCTGGGGTCACTGTTCGAGGGGGCTGAGAGGTGGGGAGCACCCAGGGATGCTGTAGGTGACCAGGAGCCACCCAAGGAGTGCGGCAGTGCCAGAGCTGCCCCCGGCCTGTCTGAGACTGGGCAGCTGTCCCAGCTGGCAGCCGAGCTGGCAGCCCTGTCAATaatgataattaaaaattaatactaaTCAAAAGGGAGAGGCAGATGGCAGCAGACATGCGGCAGGGCTGCAGGTGGGGGCGGGGGCcactgaagcttgcagagaTGATGACGAGAGGGGTGGGGGGCGATGAGGTGCAGTGGGGCCAGGAGGGTCATTGTGTGGTGGCGTCCAGTGAGGATGAGGATGCAGGGTAagggatgcagatgtggggccagggctgctgtggggcacagcagggataaggacagcagcacagcaccAGGCTGTCACGTTGATGAGGACCCATGTACAGCTCTCCAGGTGGGCAGCGCAGGTTGGTGGGGCTCGGTGTTCGCCCAGGGTCACCTTGCT
It encodes the following:
- the EIF4E1B gene encoding eukaryotic translation initiation factor 4E type 1B isoform X1; the protein is MATGGQWRQEERRRRWRRSQQQQLPLAQSLVKYPLQNRWALWFFKNEKNRLWQANLRLVTKFSTVEDFWALYDHIKPASKLSCGCDYSLFKDGIEPMWEDSQNMRGGRWLITLAKQQRHTKLDCFWLDTVSVAPFGLAGTVLTAKFPPATALNPSRDSPGCPISSLQLLCLIGEMFDDYSNEVCGAVINIRAKGDKIAIWTREAEHQEAVTHIGRVYKEHLGLSQEVTIGYQAHADTATKSSSLTKTKFVV
- the SNCB gene encoding beta-synuclein, coding for MEVFMKGLSKAKEGVVAAAEKTKQGVAEAAEKTKEGVLYVGSKTQGVVQGVTSVAEKAKEQASQLGEAAFSGAGNIAAATGLVKKEEFPADLKPEEMAQEAVEEPLVEPLLEPEGENYEEPPQEEYQEYEPEA
- the EIF4E1B gene encoding eukaryotic translation initiation factor 4E type 1B isoform X2 — translated: MATGGQWRQEERRRRWRRSQQQQLPLAQSLVKYPLQNRWALWFFKNEKNRLWQANLRLVTKFSTVEDFWALYDHIKPASKLSCGCDYSLFKDGIEPMWEDSQNMRGGRWLITLAKQQRHTKLDCFWLDTLLCLIGEMFDDYSNEVCGAVINIRAKGDKIAIWTREAEHQEAVTHIGRVYKEHLGLSQEVTIGYQAHADTATKSSSLTKTKFVV